One genomic segment of Bacteroides caccae includes these proteins:
- a CDS encoding BatD family protein translates to MRKLIIILMTLMAYSTQTFADKVSFVASAPDVVVVGDQFRLSYTVTTQKVKDFRAPSIKGFDVLMGPSRSEQSSTQIVNGSVSSTSSITFTYILMANTAGEFTVPGASIVADGNQMISNSVKIKVLPQDQNHNSSRRNNDNSSSIQPSSNASVSNQDLFITATASKTNVYEQEAFVLTYKIYTRESNLQLNNAKLPDFKGFHSQEIEMTTNARWTPEHYKGRNYYTTVYRQFVLFPQQSGKLFIEPAQFQMTVNKPVQSADPFDAFFNGGNNVIEIKKPITTPKIAINVNPLPAGKPTNFLGGVGEFNISSSINSKELKTNDAITIKLVISGTGNLKLISNPEIKFPDDFEVYDPKVDNQVRLTKEGLTGNKVIEYLAIPRHAGTYKIPGVSFSYFDIRSKSYKTLNTEDYVINVEKGAGNADQVIANFTNKEDLKVLGEDIRYIKQNEVTFQPKGSFFYGSMSYWLFYIIPALAFILFFIIYRKQAAENANVAKMRTKKANKVAIKRMKLAGKLLSENKKDAFYDEVLKALWGYISDKLNIPVSRLSKDNIEEKLRNHGVSEELIKEFLNALNDCEFARFAPGDENQAMDKVYSSSIEVISKMENSIKH, encoded by the coding sequence ATGAGAAAACTAATTATTATATTAATGACATTGATGGCATATAGCACCCAAACTTTCGCTGATAAAGTGTCGTTTGTTGCTTCTGCTCCGGACGTGGTGGTGGTAGGCGATCAATTTAGGCTATCGTATACGGTTACAACACAGAAAGTAAAAGATTTTCGTGCTCCTTCTATCAAAGGATTTGATGTTTTAATGGGGCCAAGCCGATCAGAACAAAGTAGTACTCAGATTGTGAATGGTAGTGTATCATCTACTAGTAGTATTACTTTCACTTATATATTGATGGCCAATACTGCTGGTGAGTTTACTGTTCCTGGTGCTTCAATAGTAGCTGACGGTAATCAAATGATATCTAACTCAGTGAAAATAAAAGTATTGCCACAAGATCAAAATCATAATAGTAGCAGGAGGAATAATGATAATAGTTCTTCCATACAGCCTTCATCGAATGCAAGTGTATCTAACCAAGATTTGTTTATTACAGCAACTGCAAGTAAGACAAATGTTTATGAGCAGGAAGCGTTCGTATTGACATATAAAATATATACCAGAGAATCTAACTTACAGCTTAATAATGCCAAGTTACCTGACTTCAAGGGTTTTCATTCACAGGAAATCGAAATGACTACAAATGCTCGATGGACACCTGAGCATTATAAAGGTCGTAACTACTATACAACTGTTTATCGCCAATTCGTGCTCTTTCCACAACAGTCGGGCAAACTATTTATAGAGCCTGCACAGTTCCAAATGACGGTAAATAAACCAGTACAGTCAGCCGATCCTTTTGATGCTTTTTTTAATGGAGGAAACAATGTTATAGAGATTAAGAAGCCTATCACAACTCCTAAAATAGCCATCAATGTTAATCCACTTCCGGCTGGTAAACCGACAAACTTCTTAGGTGGAGTAGGAGAGTTCAACATTTCTTCTTCTATCAACAGTAAGGAGTTAAAAACGAATGATGCAATAACTATTAAATTAGTGATTTCCGGAACGGGTAATCTGAAACTTATTTCCAATCCGGAAATCAAATTTCCAGATGATTTTGAAGTGTACGATCCTAAAGTTGATAATCAGGTGAGATTAACAAAAGAAGGGCTTACTGGGAATAAAGTCATTGAATATTTAGCAATCCCTAGACATGCCGGAACATATAAAATTCCGGGTGTATCTTTTAGTTATTTCGATATCCGTTCCAAATCTTATAAAACTCTGAATACAGAAGATTATGTAATAAACGTAGAGAAAGGTGCAGGAAATGCAGATCAAGTTATTGCTAACTTCACCAATAAGGAGGATTTGAAAGTCTTGGGTGAAGATATTCGCTATATTAAACAAAACGAAGTGACTTTTCAACCTAAAGGAAGCTTCTTCTATGGTTCAATGTCGTACTGGCTATTCTATATTATTCCGGCTCTTGCCTTTATTCTTTTCTTTATAATTTATCGCAAACAAGCAGCAGAGAATGCCAATGTAGCGAAGATGAGAACGAAGAAGGCTAATAAAGTAGCAATAAAACGTATGAAGCTGGCTGGTAAACTGCTTTCTGAAAATAAGAAAGATGCTTTCTATGATGAAGTTTTGAAAGCATTGTGGGGCTATATCAGTGATAAACTGAATATTCCGGTATCCCGTTTGTCTAAAGATAATATTGAGGAAAAATTGAGAAATCATGGAGTGAGTGAAGAGCTAATTAAGGAATTCCTGAATGCATTGAATGACTGTGAATTTGCCCGTTTTGCTCCGGGAGATGAAAATCAGGCAATGGATAAAGTTTATTCATCTTCAATAGAAGTGATAAGCAAAATGGAGAATTCAATAAAACATTAA
- a CDS encoding tetratricopeptide repeat protein yields the protein MLRSKYILFTIFLLSVASVSAQKAERDYIRKGNRLFNDSVFVDAEVNYRKALEVNPKSTVSMYNLGNTLSQQQKFQDAMEQYVAAGKIEKDKMKLAHIYHNMGVLFQAGKDYAKAVEAYKMSLRNNPADDETRYNLALAQKMLKDQQQNQDQNQDQNKDQQQKQDQQQDKNKDKQNDQKQDEKKDQQQPPKSEKKDNQMSKENAEQLLNSVMQDEKDVQDKVKKQQKVLQGGRLEKDW from the coding sequence ATGTTAAGAAGTAAATATATTCTATTCACTATTTTTCTACTATCGGTAGCCAGTGTCTCGGCACAGAAAGCAGAGCGTGACTACATCCGTAAAGGAAACCGTTTGTTTAATGACAGCGTATTTGTAGATGCGGAGGTGAATTATCGGAAAGCTTTAGAAGTAAACCCTAAGTCGACAGTATCCATGTATAATCTGGGGAATACTCTCTCACAGCAACAAAAGTTTCAGGATGCTATGGAACAATATGTAGCTGCCGGCAAAATCGAAAAAGACAAAATGAAACTGGCTCATATTTATCATAATATGGGGGTTCTTTTTCAAGCTGGTAAAGATTATGCAAAAGCAGTAGAAGCGTATAAAATGTCGTTACGCAATAATCCAGCTGACGATGAAACTCGATATAATTTGGCACTTGCCCAGAAAATGCTGAAAGATCAACAGCAGAATCAGGACCAAAATCAAGATCAAAACAAAGACCAGCAACAGAAGCAAGATCAACAACAAGATAAGAATAAAGACAAACAGAATGATCAAAAACAGGATGAAAAGAAAGATCAGCAACAACCTCCAAAATCTGAAAAGAAAGACAATCAAATGTCGAAGGAGAATGCAGAACAATTACTTAATTCTGTGATGCAGGATGAAAAGGATGTGCAGGATAAAGTGAAGAAACAACAGAAAGTGTTGCAAGGTGGGCGTTTGGAAAAAGACTGGTAA
- a CDS encoding VWA domain-containing protein, whose protein sequence is MFRFEEPTYLYLLLLLPFLAVFYLYSNYRRRKNIRRFGDPVLLAQLMPDVSKYRPDIKFWIIFVVIGLFSVLLARPQFGSKQETVKRKGVEVIIALDISNSMLAQDVQPSRLEKAKRLISRLVDELDNDKIGMIVFAGDAFTQLPITSDYISAKMFLESISPSLISKQGTAIGEAINLAVRSFTPQEGVGRAIVVITDGENHEGGAVEAAKVAAEKGIQVSVLGVGMPDGAPIPIEGTNDYRRDREGNVIVTRLNEAMCQEIAKEGKGIYVRVDNTNSAQKAINQEVNKMAKSDVESKVYTEFNEQFQAIAWIILILLLAELLILDRKNPLFKNVHLFSNKK, encoded by the coding sequence ATGTTCCGATTTGAAGAACCTACATATTTATATTTATTGTTGCTATTACCTTTTTTAGCAGTTTTCTACTTGTATTCCAATTACAGGAGAAGAAAAAATATTCGACGTTTTGGTGATCCGGTTTTACTGGCCCAGTTGATGCCTGATGTATCCAAATATCGTCCGGATATAAAATTTTGGATAATATTTGTTGTTATCGGCTTGTTCTCTGTATTATTAGCACGTCCTCAGTTTGGCTCCAAACAGGAAACAGTGAAGCGTAAAGGGGTAGAAGTTATTATTGCTTTGGATATTTCAAATTCGATGTTGGCACAGGACGTACAGCCAAGTCGTCTGGAAAAAGCTAAAAGATTAATTTCCAGGTTAGTTGATGAACTGGATAATGATAAAATCGGTATGATTGTATTTGCAGGAGATGCATTTACACAGTTACCGATTACCAGCGACTATATTTCTGCCAAGATGTTTTTGGAGTCGATTAGTCCTTCATTGATTTCTAAACAAGGTACGGCTATTGGAGAAGCTATTAATTTGGCTGTACGGAGTTTTACACCTCAAGAAGGAGTGGGACGTGCCATTGTTGTAATTACAGATGGTGAAAACCATGAAGGCGGAGCTGTAGAAGCTGCTAAAGTTGCAGCTGAAAAAGGTATTCAAGTAAGTGTATTAGGGGTGGGTATGCCTGATGGTGCACCTATTCCCATAGAAGGTACAAATGATTATCGTCGTGACCGTGAAGGGAATGTTATTGTCACACGCTTAAACGAAGCTATGTGTCAGGAAATTGCCAAAGAAGGAAAAGGTATTTATGTACGAGTAGATAATACTAACTCTGCTCAGAAAGCTATTAATCAGGAAGTGAATAAAATGGCGAAATCAGATGTTGAGTCGAAAGTGTATACAGAGTTTAACGAACAGTTTCAAGCTATTGCATGGATTATTTTAATATTATTGTTAGCAGAATTGTTAATTCTAGATCGTAAAAATCCTTTGTTCAAAAACGTTCACCTATTTTCTAATAAGAAATAG
- a CDS encoding vWA domain-containing protein codes for MIFANIEYLFLLLLLIPYIVWYILRQKKSEATLQISDARVYAHTPKSYKNYLLHVPFLLRVIALVLVILVLARPQTTNKWQNSEIEGIDIMLAIDVSTSMLAEDLKPNRLEAAKDVAAEFINGRPNDNIGITLFAGETFTQCPLTVDHAVLLDMIHNIKCGLIEDGTAVGMGIANAVTRLKDSKAKSKVIILLTDGTNNKGDISPLTAAEIAKSFGIRVYTIGVGTNGMAPYPYPVGNTVQYVNMPVEIDEKTLTQIAGTTDGNYFRATSNSKLKEVYEEIDKLEKTKLNVKEYSKRDEEYQWFALAAFLCVLLEVLLRNSILKKIP; via the coding sequence ATGATTTTTGCCAATATTGAATATCTGTTTTTGCTATTATTACTTATACCTTATATTGTATGGTATATTCTGAGGCAAAAGAAAAGTGAAGCAACTCTTCAAATTTCGGATGCTCGTGTATATGCACATACACCTAAAAGCTATAAGAACTATTTGTTGCATGTTCCATTCTTATTGCGTGTTATTGCCTTAGTGCTGGTTATTCTAGTGCTTGCACGTCCGCAAACGACTAATAAATGGCAGAATAGCGAAATAGAAGGGATTGATATAATGCTCGCTATTGACGTATCTACTAGTATGTTAGCCGAGGATTTAAAGCCGAATCGGTTGGAAGCTGCAAAGGATGTAGCTGCTGAATTTATTAACGGCCGCCCTAACGATAATATCGGTATAACTTTATTTGCAGGTGAAACTTTCACTCAATGTCCGCTTACTGTCGACCATGCTGTTTTATTGGATATGATTCATAATATCAAATGTGGCCTTATCGAAGATGGTACAGCAGTAGGTATGGGAATAGCAAATGCAGTAACCCGACTGAAAGATAGTAAGGCAAAGTCTAAGGTGATTATTTTATTGACAGACGGTACTAATAACAAAGGGGATATTTCTCCATTGACGGCTGCTGAGATAGCCAAAAGTTTTGGTATTCGCGTGTATACTATTGGGGTGGGGACGAATGGTATGGCACCTTATCCCTATCCAGTTGGAAATACGGTGCAATATGTAAATATGCCGGTGGAAATTGATGAGAAAACGTTGACACAGATTGCAGGTACAACCGATGGTAACTATTTTAGGGCTACGAGTAACTCGAAACTAAAAGAAGTATATGAGGAAATTGATAAACTGGAAAAAACTAAACTGAATGTAAAGGAGTATAGTAAGAGGGACGAAGAATATCAGTGGTTTGCATTGGCGGCTTTCCTTTGTGTGTTATTAGAAGTGTTATTGCGTAACTCAATACTCAAAAAGATTCCATAA
- a CDS encoding BatD family protein: protein MKSKMNKNIILIALLCLLSIDRVGAQSVTVEAKIDSLQILIGEQAKIQLQVAMDAKQRAVFPAYTDTLVRGVEIIETAKPDTQFLNDRQRMMITQEYTVTSFDSALYYLPPMPVTVDGKEYRSRALALKVYSIPVDTLHPDQFFGQKTVMKAPFAWEDWYGLIGCSFLALPLLGLLIYLIVRIRDNKPIIRKIKVEPKLPPHQAAMKEIERIKNEKVWQKGQPKEYYTELTDTLRTYIKDRFGFNALEMTSSEIIDKLLEMKDKEAISDLKELFQTADLVKFAKHDPQMNENDANLINAIDFINETKQPEEENQKPQPTEITIIEKRSLRTKVLLICGIAILSTALIGTFIYIGMQLYNLFA from the coding sequence ATGAAATCAAAGATGAATAAAAATATTATTCTGATAGCATTGTTATGTTTACTGTCTATTGATAGAGTAGGAGCACAATCTGTAACAGTGGAGGCAAAGATAGATTCTTTGCAGATACTGATTGGTGAACAAGCGAAAATACAATTACAAGTAGCTATGGATGCCAAGCAACGGGCTGTTTTTCCCGCTTATACCGATACACTGGTACGAGGGGTAGAAATTATAGAAACTGCCAAGCCGGATACTCAGTTCTTGAACGATCGTCAGCGTATGATGATTACTCAAGAGTATACTGTTACTTCTTTTGACTCGGCTTTGTATTATCTACCACCAATGCCTGTTACAGTAGATGGCAAAGAGTATAGATCAAGAGCTTTGGCATTGAAAGTATATTCAATACCGGTTGACACATTACATCCAGACCAATTTTTTGGACAGAAAACCGTGATGAAAGCTCCTTTCGCATGGGAAGACTGGTATGGGTTAATTGGCTGTTCATTCTTGGCTTTGCCTTTACTTGGTCTATTGATTTATCTCATAGTTCGTATCCGGGATAACAAACCTATTATCCGCAAAATAAAGGTAGAACCTAAATTGCCGCCCCATCAGGCTGCAATGAAAGAGATAGAGCGTATCAAGAATGAGAAAGTATGGCAGAAAGGACAACCGAAGGAATATTACACAGAATTGACTGATACACTTCGCACCTATATAAAAGATCGTTTTGGTTTCAATGCGCTTGAAATGACTTCATCTGAGATTATTGACAAGCTATTAGAAATGAAGGATAAAGAAGCTATTTCTGATTTGAAGGAGCTTTTCCAGACAGCCGATCTAGTGAAGTTCGCGAAGCACGATCCGCAAATGAACGAGAATGATGCCAATCTGATCAATGCTATTGACTTTATTAATGAAACGAAGCAACCTGAAGAAGAAAATCAAAAACCGCAACCAACGGAAATTACAATTATAGAGAAGCGTTCTTTACGGACAAAAGTATTGTTAATTTGCGGAATCGCAATTTTGTCAACCGCATTGATAGGTACCTTTATATATATAGGTATGCAGCTATATAATCTTTTTGCTTAA
- a CDS encoding DUF58 domain-containing protein: METSEILKKVRQIEIKTRGLSNNIFAGQYHSAFKGRGMSFSEVREYQFGDDIRDIDWNVTARFNKPYVKVFEEERELTVMLMVDVSGSLEFGTVKQLKKDMITEIAATLAFSAIQNNDKIGVIFFSDRIEKFIPPKKGRKHILYIIRELIDFQPESHRTNIRLALEYLTNVMKRRCTAFVLSDFIDQESFKNALTIANRKHDVVALQVYDRRVSDLPPVGLMRIKDAETGHEQWIDTSSKAVRRAHRDWWIQKQTELNDTFTKSNVDSVSVRTDQDYVKALLNLFAKRN; the protein is encoded by the coding sequence ATGGAAACAAGTGAAATACTAAAAAAGGTTCGCCAAATTGAAATCAAGACACGAGGATTGTCTAACAATATTTTTGCAGGCCAATATCATTCGGCTTTCAAAGGTAGAGGAATGTCCTTTTCGGAGGTTCGTGAGTATCAATTTGGGGATGACATACGTGACATAGACTGGAACGTGACGGCGCGCTTCAACAAACCTTATGTGAAAGTGTTTGAAGAGGAACGCGAACTGACAGTTATGTTGATGGTCGATGTTTCCGGAAGTTTAGAATTTGGTACGGTCAAGCAATTAAAGAAAGACATGATAACGGAAATTGCCGCTACTCTTGCTTTCTCTGCTATCCAAAACAATGATAAAATCGGTGTGATATTCTTTTCAGACCGGATAGAAAAGTTTATTCCTCCCAAGAAGGGACGTAAGCATATTCTATATATTATTCGTGAATTGATTGATTTTCAGCCGGAAAGTCATCGCACTAATATACGTCTTGCATTGGAATATCTGACTAATGTTATGAAAAGACGCTGTACTGCGTTTGTTTTATCCGACTTTATCGATCAGGAAAGTTTCAAAAATGCTTTGACTATTGCTAACCGGAAACATGATGTAGTAGCATTACAGGTTTATGATAGGAGAGTCAGTGATCTTCCTCCGGTGGGATTGATGCGGATAAAAGATGCAGAAACCGGACATGAGCAATGGATTGATACTTCTTCCAAAGCTGTACGTCGGGCACATCGCGACTGGTGGATACAAAAACAGACAGAATTGAATGATACATTTACTAAAAGTAACGTAGACTCTGTATCTGTAAGAACTGACCAGGATTACGTAAAGGCATTGTTGAATTTATTTGCCAAACGAAACTAA
- a CDS encoding AAA family ATPase has product MAESIDIRELNERIERQSAFVTNLTTGMDQIIVGQKHLVESLLIGLLSDGHVLLEGVPGLAKTLAIKTLASLIDAKYSRIQFTPDLLPADVIGTMVYSQKDESFKVQKGPIFANFVLADEINRAPAKVQSALLEAMQERQVTIGKETFLLPEPFLVLATQNPIEQEGTYPLPEAQVDRFMLKVVIDYPKLEEEKLIIRQNINGEKFNIKPILKAEEIIEARKVVRQVYLDEKIERYIVDIVFATRFPEKYDLKELKDMIGFGGSPRASINLALAARTYAFIKRRGYVIPEDVRAVAHDVLRHRIGLTYEAEANSMTSDEIISKILNKVEVP; this is encoded by the coding sequence ATGGCTGAATCAATTGATATCCGCGAGCTAAATGAGCGGATTGAAAGACAAAGTGCTTTCGTTACCAATCTTACGACAGGTATGGACCAAATCATTGTTGGTCAGAAACATTTGGTTGAATCACTGCTTATCGGATTACTCTCCGATGGCCATGTCCTTTTGGAAGGTGTGCCTGGTTTGGCAAAAACTTTGGCTATTAAAACTCTTGCTTCTTTGATTGACGCTAAATATAGCCGTATCCAGTTTACCCCCGACTTATTGCCTGCTGACGTTATCGGTACAATGGTTTACAGTCAGAAAGATGAATCGTTTAAAGTACAAAAAGGACCGATTTTCGCAAACTTTGTATTAGCCGATGAAATAAATCGTGCTCCTGCCAAGGTTCAGAGTGCTTTGCTGGAAGCTATGCAAGAACGTCAGGTTACTATTGGTAAAGAGACTTTCTTATTACCGGAGCCTTTTCTTGTATTGGCAACTCAAAACCCTATCGAACAAGAAGGTACTTATCCGCTTCCTGAAGCACAGGTTGACCGTTTTATGCTGAAAGTTGTTATCGATTATCCAAAACTAGAGGAAGAAAAGTTGATTATTCGCCAGAATATAAATGGAGAAAAGTTCAATATAAAGCCAATTCTGAAGGCAGAGGAAATTATCGAAGCACGAAAAGTAGTTCGTCAGGTGTATTTGGACGAAAAGATTGAACGCTATATCGTAGATATTGTATTTGCAACTCGTTTCCCGGAAAAATATGACCTGAAAGAATTGAAAGATATGATCGGATTTGGTGGTTCGCCTCGTGCATCTATCAATCTTGCTTTAGCTGCCCGTACGTATGCTTTCATTAAACGCCGCGGTTATGTGATTCCAGAGGATGTACGTGCTGTTGCGCATGACGTGCTCCGTCACCGTATTGGACTGACATACGAAGCCGAAGCAAACAGTATGACTTCGGACGAAATCATCAGTAAGATTTTGAATAAGGTTGAAGTACCTTAA
- a CDS encoding HU family DNA-binding protein, whose protein sequence is MNERLTIQDLTDLLAAKHSMTKKDAEVFVKEFFLLIEQALENEKTVKIKGLGTFKLIDVDSRESVNVNTGERFQIKGHTKVSFSPDANLRDTINKPFAHFETVVLNENTVLEDTPVEEVEEEEVGEEILASTIEDYNKKEESQENTSNPIVENESQIAEQDSSEEVDTVQEERITEQSIEEKVVVEESLMVEQQQPEQPVKEKERITAEQIIEQELLKANLKPEIPIVSPQSEITKPTKASVQTTVSPISKKEVVKKEKSPVPYLIAVIVIVLLLCGGVILFIYYPDLFSSSSDKNTLDMPPVTTQPVRTEAQLSDTIEHKDTVVEVTVTTPKNVVEPQLIVKKEEILTPAKTESKPVQQQPSVSAYPDSASYKITGTKTKYTIKEGETLTRVSLRFYGTKAMWPYIVKHNPDVIKNPNNVPYGTTIKIPELTKE, encoded by the coding sequence ATGAATGAAAGACTAACAATTCAAGACCTTACTGACTTGTTGGCTGCTAAACATAGCATGACCAAGAAGGATGCCGAGGTGTTCGTAAAAGAGTTTTTTCTCTTGATTGAACAAGCCTTGGAAAACGAGAAGACTGTAAAAATCAAAGGATTGGGAACTTTCAAACTTATCGATGTAGATAGCCGGGAAAGTGTCAATGTTAACACAGGTGAACGTTTCCAGATAAAAGGGCATACAAAGGTTTCATTTTCTCCGGACGCGAATTTGAGAGATACAATTAATAAACCTTTTGCACATTTCGAGACTGTTGTGTTGAATGAAAACACAGTATTGGAAGATACTCCGGTAGAAGAAGTGGAAGAGGAAGAAGTAGGTGAGGAAATTCTTGCTTCAACAATAGAAGATTATAATAAAAAGGAGGAAAGTCAAGAGAATACTTCTAATCCTATAGTAGAAAATGAAAGTCAGATTGCTGAACAAGATTCTTCCGAAGAAGTGGATACGGTTCAGGAGGAACGAATAACGGAACAGTCTATTGAAGAAAAAGTAGTGGTTGAAGAATCACTTATGGTTGAACAACAACAGCCAGAACAACCAGTAAAAGAGAAAGAAAGAATTACGGCAGAGCAGATTATTGAACAAGAACTTCTGAAAGCAAATCTAAAGCCCGAAATTCCAATTGTATCACCACAGTCGGAAATTACAAAGCCGACTAAAGCTTCTGTACAAACTACTGTTAGCCCGATATCTAAAAAAGAGGTTGTTAAAAAGGAGAAATCTCCTGTTCCTTATTTGATAGCTGTAATCGTCATAGTATTGTTACTATGTGGAGGTGTGATTTTATTTATCTATTATCCGGACCTGTTTTCTTCTTCATCTGACAAGAATACCCTCGATATGCCGCCTGTAACAACTCAACCTGTTCGAACTGAAGCGCAGCTTTCCGATACTATTGAACATAAAGATACTGTTGTAGAGGTAACTGTTACTACACCGAAGAACGTTGTTGAGCCACAGTTAATTGTAAAAAAAGAAGAAATATTAACTCCTGCAAAGACTGAGAGTAAGCCTGTCCAGCAGCAACCTTCAGTTTCTGCTTATCCTGATTCTGCATCATATAAAATAACAGGAACAAAGACAAAGTATACAATCAAGGAAGGTGAAACTTTAACAAGAGTTTCTTTACGTTTCTATGGTACAAAAGCGATGTGGCCATATATAGTGAAGCATAATCCGGATGTGATTAAAAATCCGAATAACGTGCCTTATGGTACTACAATCAAAATACCGGAACTTACAAAAGAATAA
- a CDS encoding HU family DNA-binding protein translates to MNNKEFTSELAERLGYTIKDTAELIGSLLSDMVQELEEGNVIAVQGFGSFEVKKKAERISINPASKQRMLVPPKLVLSYKPSNTLKDKFK, encoded by the coding sequence ATGAATAATAAGGAATTTACATCTGAACTAGCTGAAAGACTGGGGTACACCATTAAGGATACTGCCGAATTAATAGGTTCTTTACTGTCTGATATGGTACAAGAACTGGAAGAAGGCAACGTGATTGCAGTACAAGGATTCGGTTCTTTTGAAGTAAAAAAGAAAGCGGAACGTATTTCAATTAATCCGGCAAGTAAACAACGTATGTTGGTTCCTCCCAAATTGGTGTTATCTTATAAACCTAGCAATACATTGAAAGATAAGTTTAAATAA
- the rimO gene encoding 30S ribosomal protein S12 methylthiotransferase RimO, protein MKRKRIDIITLGCSKNLVDSEQLMRQLEEVGYSVTHDTETPQGEIAVINTCGFIGDAKEESINMILEFAKRKEEGDLKKLFVMGCLSERYLRELAIEIPQVDKFYGKFNWKELLHDLGKSYHEELYIERTLTTPQHYAYLKISEGCDRKCSYCAIPIITGRHISKPIEEILDEVRYLVSQGVKEFQVIAQELTYYGVDLYKKQMLPELIERISEIPGVEWIRLHYAYPAHFPIDLFRVMRERGNVCKYMDIALQHISDNMLKLMRRQVTKEDTYRLIEQFRKEVPGIHLRTTLMVGHPGETEEDFEELKEFVRKVRFDRMGAFAYSEEEGTYAAETYEDSIPQKVKQARLDELMDIQQGISAELSAEKVGKQMKIIIDRLEGDYYIGRTEFDSPEVDPEVLINCSEKELEIGKFYQVEVVDADDFDLYAKIINDYE, encoded by the coding sequence ATGAAAAGAAAGAGAATAGATATAATCACTTTGGGATGCTCTAAAAATTTGGTGGACTCTGAGCAGTTGATGCGTCAACTGGAAGAAGTAGGATATAGCGTGACTCATGATACTGAAACTCCACAAGGGGAAATTGCAGTCATCAATACATGCGGTTTCATCGGCGATGCCAAAGAAGAATCTATCAATATGATTCTGGAGTTTGCCAAAAGAAAGGAAGAAGGTGACTTAAAGAAACTTTTCGTAATGGGGTGTCTCTCTGAACGTTATCTCAGGGAGCTGGCTATTGAAATACCACAAGTAGATAAATTCTATGGTAAATTCAACTGGAAGGAACTTTTGCATGATTTGGGGAAAAGCTATCATGAGGAGTTGTATATTGAACGGACGCTGACCACTCCGCAGCATTATGCTTATCTGAAAATATCGGAAGGATGTGATCGTAAATGTTCGTATTGTGCTATCCCGATTATTACAGGACGTCATATATCTAAACCGATAGAAGAAATCTTGGATGAAGTCCGGTATCTGGTGTCGCAAGGCGTGAAAGAGTTTCAGGTTATAGCACAGGAGCTAACTTATTACGGAGTTGATTTGTATAAGAAACAAATGCTTCCGGAATTGATTGAACGTATTTCGGAAATACCAGGAGTAGAATGGATTCGTCTGCATTATGCGTATCCGGCACATTTCCCGATTGACTTGTTTCGTGTAATGCGTGAACGTGGCAATGTTTGCAAGTATATGGATATAGCTTTGCAACATATCAGTGACAATATGTTGAAGCTGATGCGTCGGCAAGTGACAAAGGAGGATACTTACAGACTGATTGAACAATTCCGTAAAGAAGTTCCTGGTATTCACCTGCGAACAACTTTAATGGTAGGACATCCTGGAGAAACAGAGGAAGACTTTGAAGAGTTAAAGGAGTTTGTCCGTAAAGTACGCTTCGATAGAATGGGAGCTTTTGCTTATTCGGAAGAAGAAGGTACTTATGCTGCAGAAACTTATGAAGATTCTATTCCGCAAAAAGTGAAACAAGCCCGACTTGATGAATTAATGGATATTCAGCAGGGCATATCGGCAGAGTTGAGTGCAGAAAAAGTCGGTAAACAGATGAAAATTATCATTGATCGGTTAGAAGGCGATTATTATATCGGAAGAACTGAATTTGATTCGCCGGAAGTAGATCCGGAAGTATTGATTAATTGTTCTGAAAAAGAGCTTGAGATCGGAAAGTTTTATCAAGTAGAAGTAGTAGATGCAGACGATTTTGATTTATATGCAAAGATAATAAATGACTATGAATAA